Proteins from one Magnetospirillum sp. 15-1 genomic window:
- a CDS encoding NlpC/P60 family protein — translation MHWAAAYIGLPWSVHGSGPDSFNCWEFVRMVQARHFGRLLPEIGNPEDMLVMGRTFRDHPERQRWSKVDPPAEGDCVLLRRSRNPIHVGVWLDVDDGGVLHCAEGAGVVFQRSDAISLNGWAIEGFYRFSP, via the coding sequence ATGCATTGGGCTGCCGCTTATATCGGCCTGCCGTGGTCCGTCCATGGCAGCGGGCCGGACTCGTTCAATTGCTGGGAATTCGTCCGCATGGTGCAGGCGCGGCATTTTGGCCGTCTGCTGCCCGAGATCGGCAATCCCGAAGACATGCTGGTCATGGGCCGTACCTTCCGCGACCACCCCGAGCGGCAACGCTGGTCCAAGGTTGATCCTCCTGCGGAAGGCGACTGCGTCCTGCTGCGCCGGTCCCGCAATCCCATACATGTGGGCGTCTGGCTCGATGTGGATGACGGCGGCGTCCTGCACTGCGCCGAGGGTGCCGGGGTGGTGTTCCAGCGTTCGGATGCGATCTCGCTCAACGGCTGGGCCATCGAAGGCTTCTACCGGTTCTCGCCATGA
- a CDS encoding DUF1833 domain-containing protein, translating into MPDPALSQALKEAFASAPAGTVILDTLEIWHPTFDQPIRVVRDHADLTARLEAGAPRDGGKRVTFAALAFEFSPPPVDTAPVPEITVTLDNVGSDITDALEGAAVSQQVIEITWRPYLSTDLNGPHMDPPITMTLTDVEADTMRVTGRARMLDAGNKSFPSITYTARRFPGLAR; encoded by the coding sequence ATGCCTGATCCGGCATTGTCGCAGGCGCTGAAGGAAGCGTTTGCGTCTGCTCCGGCCGGGACGGTGATCCTCGACACGTTGGAGATCTGGCATCCGACCTTCGACCAGCCCATCCGGGTGGTCCGCGATCATGCCGACCTCACCGCCCGGCTGGAGGCTGGCGCTCCCCGCGACGGCGGCAAGCGGGTAACCTTCGCCGCGCTGGCTTTCGAGTTCTCGCCGCCGCCCGTGGATACCGCCCCGGTGCCGGAAATCACCGTCACCCTCGACAATGTCGGCAGCGACATCACCGATGCCCTTGAGGGCGCCGCCGTCAGCCAGCAGGTGATCGAGATCACCTGGCGGCCCTACCTCTCCACCGATCTCAACGGCCCCCATATGGACCCGCCCATCACCATGACCCTGACCGATGTCGAGGCCGACACCATGAGGGTCACGGGCCGAGCCCGCATGTTGGATGCGGGGAACAAGTCCTTCCCCTCCATCACCTATACCGCCCGGCGGTTTCCCGGCCTGGCGCGGTGA